The Arachis hypogaea cultivar Tifrunner chromosome 19, arahy.Tifrunner.gnm2.J5K5, whole genome shotgun sequence genome has a window encoding:
- the LOC112779003 gene encoding disease resistance protein RML1A, producing the protein MSSSCTTTYDVFISFRGEDTRETFTVHLFSALENKTIRAYMDCLLQRGDEVWPALEKAIESSLMSIVVFSENYATSKWCLEELVKIIQWREDHGQVVIPVFYRTDPSDIRHQSGSFEKAFAKYERDLTESESNRDKISNWRQALKKSANISGWHSKNYADDHELIRKVVNDVLKMRILKHPIVPTGLVGIEEIRKNVKFYIKQHRVIGIWGMVGIGKTTIAKMLFAKSFPHYDHVCYAENAKEYTPQRLLSELLREEISTDVTGFMNSISSLSNKKVLIILDNVNDFDQPLLEAVCEGYKSHSRESKLIITTTHKHLLENRVDWIFEVQQWNDSKSIELLSLKAFEESIPPKPYESLVNKVVRYAGGIPLALSLLGSYLRSKSIQFWEGTLEKLEKHPDQRIHTAFRKIYDELEDLDKEIFLDIAFFFHGEKKDLVTSILKACDLSPIRGIEVLQDKALITTIPYKETIEMHGLLRKMAFEIVRKEEKDPRKRSRLRDTEDIRVVLKDNKESLDAVEGIILDLSKIKDLRLSPGAFKRMNSLRFLKLYIPSGQSSGKMILPTHLEPFSGKLRYFEWHQYPFNTLPPSFCAELLVEIHMPHSRVKKLWNDKQELYNLEGMDLSECRELKELPDLSEAKRLKWVNLSGCETLPTLNSSVFSSNELVSLILDRCTNLQCVKAKRHLNSLQHISVKGCSNLNEFAVSSDLIENLDLSNTKVEKLDESIGQLQKLKCLNLEGSRVERLPKQLSTLKLLKELRHSYSELVIDKHQLQELFNGLSSLQILHLKDCSHLLEFPDNIDALSKLRELRLDGSNVTRLPATIKRLQELEILSLKDCRFLETLPELPSSVKEFSADNCISLESVSALNTLATKMVGKTKRISFNNSLKLSAGHTLHSIMESIHSTMVSAVSSNVTVRSYATDVHSYNYNSVEVCLPGDTIPDQFAYKTEKSSSITIELPDSPSNFLGFIYSVVLSPPHGMKMHGAKIRCEYNFAGGKNSSWEDITISELNSDHVYIWYDPFLTDKILGQYGTSFHLEFSVATDTGEADDSITIKECGVQIINESELQRFLLELDKKKKDLEEESSKQQLHAPHGYQNHSDSHVQTPSQYLKKERLDEKQSNVLGAEEKMKFAPNENKTSGGESHEENNIVKGEGNEETPTESEAGPPLSIDSVNKNVSKDISIENYYDQPNGMEEVKDFEEKLQEVHHNMRDMTADEPKQKEPNAEQTKNLGQQNIDAKKLQELHKEEMIEHAQPINSSIPSHGVIMAPKLPLKELRRHLKAKVEANPERVTPATNLAMVSSLSSRSKIKGKRVEDIRLNQVPTENASTSIAQTHDKIAIPSLDDPQVALELLKHFDASAKRLQITEFVDNHVLYPYDHSITKDLDVSALCRWLQVQGLRSVSVARYAEMKFEAAKREREEELRVAREENAKFEEALKRMEDRVSHVESLEKRVEDLNTEVASWRSKYEETEKSLKETQKKLEDEKDAGAQRESYWKRRESELITEAAIQLVWSFENCRLQVSTLYPNIDLSRLGPFKEIQNGQIVSPSDTEETESEEDTSNFDNGGHDDARGD; encoded by the exons ATGTCGTCTTCTTGTACAACAACATACGATGTATTCATCAGCTTCAGAGGTGAGGACACCCGCGAAACATTCACTGTCCATCTGTTTAGCGCTCTGGAAAACAAGACAATCCGGGCATACATGGATTGTCTTCTCCAGAGAGGAGACGAAGTCTGGCCGGCACTCGAGAAAGCCATCGAGAGCTCGCTGATGTCCATCGTGGTTTTTTCAGAAAACTACGCGACCTCAAAGTGGTGCTTGGAGGAACTCGTCAAGATTATTCAATGGAGGGAAGATCACGGTCAGGTTGTTATCCCAGTTTTCTATAGAACAGATCCGTCAGATATACGCCACCAAAGTGGGAGTTTTGAGAAGGCGTTTGCAAAATACGAAAGAGATCTCACAGAAAGTGAATCCAACAGAGACAAGATAAGCAACTGGAGACAGGCTCTCAAGAAATCAGCTAACATTTCTGGATGGCACTCCAAAAACTATGC GGACGATCATGAGCTCATCAGAAAGGTTGTGAATGATGTATTGAAAATGCGTATTCTAAAGCACCCCATTGTACCAACAGGCCTGGTTGGAATTGAAGAAATCCGTAAAAATGTTAAATTCTACATTAAGCAACACCGAGTAATTGGAATTTGGGGTATGGTTGGAATAGGCAAGACAACCATTGCTAAAATGTTATTTGCAAAATCCTTTCCTCATTATGACCATGTTTGCTATGCGGAAAATGCGAAAGAATATACGCCTCAAAGGCTTCTCTCAGAGCTATTGAGAGAAGAAATTTCCACTGATGTAACCGGATTCATGAACAGTATTAGCAGCCTTAGCAATAAGAAAGTTCTCATTATCCTCGACAATGTGAATGATTTTGATCAACCGTTGTTAGAAGCAGTGTGTGAAGGGTACAAGAGCCATAGTAGAGAAAGTAAACTTATTATAACAACAACACATAAGCATTTGCTTGAAAACAGAGTTGATTGGATATTTGAAGTTCAACAATGGAACGATTCTAAATCTATAGAGCTTCTTAGCCTGAAAGCATTTGAGGAAAGCATCCCTCCAAAACCTTACGAGAGTCTGGTAAATAAGGTTGTTAGGTATGCCGGGGGAATTCCATTAGCTCTGAGCCTTTTGGGTTCATATCTTCGATCCAAAAGCATTCAGTTCTGGGAAGGTACTTTGGAAAAGCTCGAGAAGCATCCAGATCAGCGCATTCATACTGCCTTTAGAAAGATTTATGATGAATTGGAAGACCTAGACAAGGAGATATTTCTTGACATTGCATTCTTTTTCCATGGAGAAAAGAAAGATCTTGTCACAAGCATATTAAAAGCCTGTGATTTATCACCGATAAGAGGAATAGAGGTCCTTCAAGATAAAGCATTGATTACTACTATTCCGTATAAAGAAACAATCGAAATGCATGGCTTGCTAAGAAAAATGGCTTTCGAGATCGTACGCAAGGAAgaaaaagaccctagaaaacgtAGCCGACTGAGGGATACTGAAGACATTCGTGTTGTACTCAAAGATAACAAG GAGAGTCTTGATGCAGTTGAAGGCATAATATTAGATTTGTCTAAAATTAAAGACTTGCGTTTGAGTCCTGGCGCATTCAAAAGGATGAATAGCTTGAgatttctaaaattatatatcCCCTCGGGTCAGAGTTCTGGTAAGATGATCCTTCCTACACACCTTGAACCGTTTTCTGGTAAATTAAGGTACTTTGAGTGGCATCAGTACCCTTTCAACACTCTTCCACCAAGTTTTTGTGCTGAGTTACTTGTTGAGATTCACATGCCGCACAGCCGTGTCAAGAAACTTTGGAATGACAAGCAG GAACTCTATAATTTAGAAGGGATGGACTTGAGTGAATGCAGAGAGTTAAAAGAGCTTCCAGATTTGTCTGAGGCTAAAAGACTCAAATGGGTGAATCTCTCTGGCTGCGAGACTTTGCCTACTCTTAATTCATCTGTATTTTCCTCCAATGAACTTGTTTCTTTGATACTGGATAGGTGCACAAATTTGCAGTGTGTTAAGGCCAAAAGGCATCTGAATTCTCTGCAGCACATAAGTGTCAAAGGCTGCTCAAATCTCAATGAATTTGCAGTATCATCAGATTTAATTGAAAACTTGGATTTGAGTAACACAAAGGTTGAAAAGCTGGACGAATCAATTGGGcagctacagaagctcaaatgCCTCAATCTAGAAGGTTCAAGAGTTGAGCGTCTTCCAAAGCAGTTATCAACTCTAAAATTGCTTAAGGAGTTGAGGCATTCATACAGTGAACTAGTAATTGACAAGCATCAGTTGCAAGAACTGTTTAACGGCTTATCATCTCTACAAATACTACATTTGAAGGATTGTAGTCACTTACTTGAATTCCCTGACAACATTGATGCCTTATCGAAATTGCGCGAGTTAAGGCTAGATGGAAGCAATGTGACCAGGTTGCCTGCAACCATCAAGCGTCTTCAAGAGTTGGAAATTTTGTCCCTAAAGGATTGCAGGTTTCTTGAGACACTGCCTGAGCTTCCATCCTCTGTCAAGGAGTTCTCTGCCGATAACTGCATCTCATTGGAGTCTGTATCAGCTCTAAACACTCTGGCAACAAAGATGGTGGGAAAGACGAAACGCATCTCCTTCAATAATAGCTTGAAATTGTCGGCCGGACACACATTGCATTCGATCATGGAAAGCATCCATTCAACAATGGTGAGTGCTGTATCTAGCAATGTCACAGTAAGAAGCTATGCAACCGATGTCCATAGCTACAACTACAATAGTGTGGAGGTCTGTTTGCCAGGAGACACAATCCCAGATCAATTTGCATATAAGACGGAGAAATCCTCCTCCATAACAATTGAACTCCCTGACTCTCCTTCCAACTTTCTTGGCTTTATCTATTCAGTGGTTCTTTCACCGCCTCATGGAATGAAGATGCACGGTGCCAAAATCCGATGCGAATACAACTTTGCAGGAGGTAAGAATTCTTCGTGGGAGGACATAACCATAAGTGAATTGAACTCGGATCATGTATATATATGGTATGATCCATTCCTCACTGACAAAATTCTTGGTCAATATGGGACAAGTTTTCATCTTGAGTTCAGTGTTGCAACGGACACCGGGGAAGCTGATGACTCCATCACTATTAAAGAATGTGGTGTTCAAATCATAAATGAATCTGAATTGCAAAGATTTTTACTGGAATTAGATAAGAAGAAAAAGGACTTGGAGGAGGAATCATCAAAGCAGCAGTTACATGCACCACATGGATATCAAAATCACAGTGACAGCCATGTCCAGACACCATCTCAATACTTGAAGAAAGAAAGACTTGATGAGAAGCAGAGCAATGTACTGGGTGCAG AAGAGAAGATGAAATTTGCTCCCAATGAAAACAAGACTAGTGGTGGAGAAAGCCATGAGGAGAACAACATA GTCAAAGGCGAAGGAAATGAAGAAACACCAACTGAATCTGAAGCTGGACCCCCTCTATCAATTGATTCAGTTAATAAAAATGTGTCCAAGGACATTTCAATTGAAAATTATTATGATCAGCCAAATGGTATGGAAGAGGTCAAAGATTTCGAAGAAAAACTACAAGAAGTTCATCATAACATGCGTGATATGACTGCTGATGAACCAAAGCAAAAGGAACCAAATGCAGAACAAACGAAAAATCTTGGGCAACAAAACATAGATGCTAAGAAACTGCAAGAGCTACACAAAGAAGAAATGATTGAGCATGCTCAACCCATTAATTCCAGTATACCTTCGCATGGCG TGATCATGGCTCCTAAGTTGCCTCTGAAAGAACTCCGCCGTCACTTGAAGGCAAAAGTTGAAGCCAACCCTGAAAGAGTAACCCCAGCTACAAATTTAGCTATGGTAAGTTCTCTTTCTTCCCGTTCGAAGATTAAAGGCAAAAGAGTAGAAGATATCCGTTTGAACCAGGTTCCAACTGAAAATGCTTCTACTTCTATTGCACAAACTCACGATAAAATTGCCATTCCCTCCTTGGATGATCCTCAAGTTGCTCTGGAGTTGCTAAAACACTTCGATGCATCAGCGAAACGCCTCCAAATAACAGAGTTTGTGGACAATCATGTTCTATATCCATATGATCATTCCATAACAAAAGACCTTGATGTTTCGGCACTTTGTCGCTGGCTTCAAGTTCAAGGTCTTCGTTCAGTGAGCGTTGCGAGATACGCAGAGATGAAGTTCGAAGCGGCCAAACGGGAAAGAGAGGAAGAATTAAGAGTTGCAAGAGAAGAAAATGCAAAGTTTGAAGAAGCATTGAAAAGAATGGAGGACAGGGTTTCACATGTTGAATCGTTGGAGAAAAGAGTTGAGGATTTGAATACTGAGGTGGCTTCTTGGAGAAGTAAATATGAGGAAACTGAAAAGTCGCTGAAAGAAACCCAAAAGAAACTTGAAGATGAGAAAGATGCAGGAGCTCAGAGAGAATCTTATTGGAAAAGAAGAGAGAGTGAGCTGATTACGGAGGCAGCAATTCAGTTGGTTTGGTCGTTTGAAAATTGCAGGTTGCAGGTTTCCACTTTGTACCCCAACATTGATTTAAGTAGGCTTGGACCTTTCAAGGAGATTCAAAATGGGCAGATAGTATCCCCATCTGATACGGAGGAGACTGAAAGTGAAGAAGACACCAGCAACTTTGACAATGGTGGTCACGACGATGCCCGTGGcgactaa